From Cellulosimicrobium sp. ES-005, one genomic window encodes:
- a CDS encoding sugar ABC transporter permease, with protein MSVPGRTSGAALDRSSTGALSGSVVRQLRGAHLGMLPIVGALLLIWVVLGAINPAFLSAENLVNLTLQSAPTGIIALGVVLVLLVGQIDLSVGSVSGLAAAVLAVGTVNLDWPVGLAILAALAVGVVVGLGYGLLSTRLGLASFVFTLAGLLVLAGVQLRVLGPSGSINIPFESWLVRTVQQGFLAPAAAWVLVVVVVVGYAALRVVDHLRRVRAELPSPGLGRIAVRTAVLAAVLVGSVAYLGTARGIGYTVVLFVALVVVVDVLLRRTRWGRSVRAVGGNRRSALLAGVAVRRTVVSCFVACSTFAALGGILAAGRLAAANQGTGAADTYLTAIAAAVIGGTSLFGGRGSAWSALLGVLVIQSIANGLTLLNLDTATRYIVTGAVLLLAIVVDMLIRGRREV; from the coding sequence ATGAGCGTCCCCGGCCGCACCTCGGGCGCGGCGCTCGACCGCTCGTCGACCGGCGCGCTGTCCGGGAGCGTCGTCCGGCAGCTGCGCGGCGCCCACCTCGGCATGCTCCCGATCGTCGGCGCGCTCCTGCTCATCTGGGTCGTGCTCGGCGCCATCAACCCGGCGTTCCTCTCGGCGGAGAACCTCGTCAACCTCACGCTCCAGAGCGCGCCCACGGGGATCATCGCGCTCGGGGTCGTGCTCGTGCTGCTGGTCGGCCAGATCGACCTGTCCGTCGGCTCCGTGAGCGGGCTCGCCGCGGCGGTGCTGGCGGTCGGGACCGTGAACCTGGACTGGCCCGTCGGGCTCGCGATCCTCGCGGCGCTCGCCGTGGGCGTCGTGGTCGGCCTGGGGTACGGGCTGCTGTCCACGCGCCTCGGGCTCGCGTCGTTCGTCTTCACCCTGGCCGGGCTGCTCGTCCTCGCGGGCGTGCAGCTGCGGGTGCTCGGTCCCTCGGGCTCGATCAACATCCCGTTCGAGTCCTGGCTCGTGCGCACCGTGCAGCAGGGCTTCCTCGCGCCGGCCGCCGCCTGGGTCCTCGTGGTCGTGGTGGTGGTCGGGTACGCCGCGCTGCGCGTCGTCGACCACCTGCGTCGCGTGCGCGCGGAGCTGCCGAGCCCGGGCCTGGGCCGGATCGCGGTCCGCACCGCCGTGCTCGCCGCGGTCCTCGTCGGCTCGGTCGCGTACCTGGGGACCGCGCGCGGGATCGGCTACACGGTCGTGCTGTTCGTCGCGCTCGTCGTGGTGGTGGACGTCCTGCTGCGCCGCACGCGCTGGGGACGGTCGGTGCGCGCCGTCGGCGGGAACCGACGCTCCGCGCTCCTCGCGGGCGTCGCGGTGCGGCGGACCGTCGTCTCGTGCTTCGTCGCCTGCTCCACGTTCGCCGCACTGGGCGGCATCCTCGCGGCCGGGCGTCTCGCCGCCGCGAACCAGGGCACCGGCGCCGCCGACACCTACCTCACGGCGATCGCCGCGGCGGTCATCGGCGGGACGAGCCTGTTCGGCGGACGCGGGAGCGCATGGTCCGCGCTGCTCGGCGTGCTGGTCATCCAGTCGATCGCCAACGGGCTGACGCTGCTCAACCTCGACACGGCGACGCGATACATCGTGACCGGAGCGGTGCTCCTGCTCGCTATCGTCGTCGACATGCTCATCCGCGGTCGACGGGAGGTCTGA
- a CDS encoding LacI family DNA-binding transcriptional regulator, with amino-acid sequence MMVMQGESTGALPPGGSAATARGAVTGTPTETAARPHAGRGGRRPTLAAVAEVAGVSLKTASRVLNDEPNVAPQTRAKVQEAAQRLGFRRNAVAADLARGGSSRLVGFVTGDLANPFYSALASGIERELRHHGLQLITTSSDEEPERERSLTEALVERRVGALVVTPTSTDHSSLRRELDDGLPVVFIDRPAQGVDADTVVIDNRGGVRDAVTHLLAHGHRRIALVGDVSRLWTFQERRDEFVATLRGAGVEDPSRYVRDGAHDADLARAFVAELLALPEPPTAFVTANNKITVGALHALRDRVSAGGAADVALVGFDDFELADLLNVTVVGYDVVEMGRQAASLAVSRAENPELAPRLVVVPTRLVVRGTGEVSGPGA; translated from the coding sequence ATGATGGTGATGCAGGGGGAGAGCACGGGCGCGCTCCCGCCGGGCGGGAGCGCGGCGACGGCGCGGGGTGCCGTGACGGGCACCCCGACGGAGACGGCGGCACGCCCGCACGCAGGGCGCGGAGGCCGACGGCCGACCCTCGCGGCCGTCGCGGAGGTCGCCGGCGTGAGCCTCAAGACGGCGTCGCGCGTCCTCAACGACGAGCCCAACGTGGCGCCGCAGACGCGGGCCAAGGTGCAGGAGGCCGCGCAGCGGCTCGGTTTCCGCCGCAACGCGGTGGCGGCCGACCTGGCGCGCGGTGGCTCCTCGCGGCTCGTCGGCTTCGTCACCGGCGACCTCGCGAACCCGTTCTACTCCGCGCTCGCGAGCGGGATCGAGCGCGAGCTGCGTCACCACGGGCTCCAGCTCATCACGACGAGCTCCGACGAGGAGCCCGAGCGCGAGCGCTCGCTCACGGAGGCGCTCGTCGAGCGCCGCGTCGGCGCGCTCGTCGTGACGCCCACGTCGACGGACCACTCGTCGCTGCGCCGCGAGCTCGACGACGGCCTGCCCGTCGTCTTCATCGACCGGCCCGCGCAGGGCGTCGACGCGGACACCGTCGTCATCGACAACCGCGGCGGGGTGCGCGACGCCGTCACGCACCTGCTCGCGCACGGGCACCGGCGGATCGCCCTCGTGGGAGACGTCTCCCGCCTGTGGACGTTCCAGGAGCGTCGCGACGAGTTCGTCGCGACGCTGCGCGGCGCGGGCGTCGAGGACCCGTCGCGGTACGTGCGGGACGGTGCTCACGACGCCGATCTCGCGCGCGCGTTCGTCGCGGAGCTCCTGGCCCTCCCGGAGCCCCCGACGGCGTTCGTCACGGCGAACAACAAGATCACGGTCGGTGCGCTCCACGCGCTGCGGGACCGCGTGTCCGCGGGCGGCGCGGCGGACGTCGCGCTCGTCGGCTTCGACGACTTCGAGCTCGCGGACCTGCTGAACGTGACGGTCGTGGGGTACGACGTCGTCGAGATGGGGCGCCAGGCTGCGTCGCTCGCGGTGTCACGGGCCGAGAACCCGGAGCTGGCCCCGCGCCTCGTCGTGGTGCCCACGCGCCTCGTCGTGCGGGGCACGGGCGAGGTCTCCGGCCCGGGAGCCTAG
- a CDS encoding GH92 family glycosyl hydrolase: MTRPLPPGRADAARSRSGRARPLGLALAAALTVPLAVPVGVLTAAPAAAAEPGDFSSSFESGDPAALASAVAERDGAPWQANVGSFTSGLPGSVLGKLKAVTASAQNLPNEGAANLADGSSGTKWLAFASTGWVRYEFTEPVSFVAYSMTSGDDAAGRDPKTWTIEGSNDGSTWTPLDQRTDEDFPNRQQTRSFELDEPTEAYTYLRLNVTANSGDSIVQLAGWDLSDDLSAGPSAAPMNTKVGTGPRVSFTNKAGVGFSGLHSLRYDGSHLADGETYATNVLYDDVDVVVGEDTRLSYTIFPELLDDLQYPSTYAAVDVLFTDGTYLSDLGARDAHETVATAQAQGEGKILYADQWNSVRIDLGDVAAGKTVDQVLLGYDNPGGHAGTKFAGWLDDVAITANPATIDGSSLANYVDTRRGTLASGSFSRGNNIPATATPNGFNFWVPYTNASSQSWLYEYHKANNANNKPVLQGFGVSHEPSPWMGDRNQLTFLPSTASGTPDATLSTRGLEFDHADELARPDYYGVTFTNGSAIEATPTDHGAVLRFSYPGATGHVLVDKVDGSSKLTYDQATGTLSGWVENGSGLSVGRTRMFVAGTFDRSPTAVGTAAGNRADARFATFDTSSDKTVELRVATSFISLDQARKNLDLEVTGKTFTEVKAAAAQAWNDRLGVIEVEGASEDQLVTLYSNLYRLNLYPNSQFENTGTAQAPVYKYASPVSATTGSATDTQTNAKIVDGKIYVNNGFWDTYRTAWPAYSFLYPELAGELVDGFVQQYRDGGWVARWSSPGYADLMTGTSSDVAFADAYLKGSLPTATALEAYDAALRNASVAPPNNAVGRKGLQTSPFLGFTPESTHESVSWGLEGLINDFGIGNMAAALAEDPATPDERRETLREESSYFLERATHYVELFDPEVDFFVPRHADGTWAVDPETYNPEAWGGGYTETSGWNFAFHAPQDPQGLANLYGGKQGLEDKLDLFFSTPEKGAGNGGIHEQREARDVRMGMWGMSNQVSHHIPWLYDAAGAPSKTQEKVREVTRRLFVGSEIGQGYPGDEDNGEMSSWWIFASLGFYPLQVGSDEYAVGSPLFDKATVHLPDGDLVVNAENNSVDNVYVQSLAVDGEARTSTSLSQADLSGGATLDFVMGPEPSDWGTGEDDAPPSLTEGDEPPAPVQDATTSGLGTTTVADGDAATSAAALTDNTSGTRTTFATTTPSITWAGNGIRPTVESYTLTSGASGTASPSAWTLEGSDDGETWTTLDERSGEQFRWALQTRPFTVAEPTAFAQYRVTVTAASGSGALSLAEVELLADPKASGAEELTLSAAPDRDTVTGREVSGSFATLTGVEGDASALDVQVAFGDGSEPVAGSLQAGAFGGYAVNAAHSWAAPGVYPVTVTVSGEGIEPVSTTSYVSVSLLREGSLLAAYDNVCIGDLGTTVGSCDGQGVFFDRAQLAAKGFVQGQRSTVPGTDLAFDVPAVPAGQPDNATGDGQTIELEVPADAEQLSVIGTGTEKNQQAQGVLTFDDGSSQPIDLSFGDWSGAARNPVFGNIPVAVTDNRLRGGSPQTGTPAAFFATAPITLPEGKRAVSLTLPDQPGELARDGRIHVVAVAHDGTFAEHPALEVTVADGVTLAVGQSADAVLAQVTGGREGAELRAAVTWGDGSDVAAGTVTDGSVSGAHAYAAAGTYTAYVVVDDGWTSQVVEVPVTVTEGQPQLAIDVTVSTRCLAGKAYVAVRAENGEDAPVAIRLVTPFGTKEFAAVAPGANAYQSFATRATSVEAGTVTVEATRGDQGVTASITADYAAVTCG, from the coding sequence ATGACCAGACCCCTCCCGCCCGGACGCGCGGACGCCGCGCGCTCCAGGAGCGGCCGCGCGAGGCCCCTCGGCCTCGCGCTCGCCGCGGCCCTCACCGTCCCTCTCGCAGTCCCCGTCGGCGTCCTCACGGCAGCCCCCGCCGCTGCCGCGGAGCCCGGGGACTTCTCGTCGTCCTTCGAGTCGGGAGACCCCGCAGCGCTCGCCTCCGCGGTGGCCGAGCGCGACGGCGCGCCCTGGCAGGCGAACGTCGGGTCGTTCACGAGCGGCCTCCCCGGCAGCGTGCTCGGGAAGCTCAAGGCCGTCACGGCGAGCGCCCAGAACCTGCCGAACGAGGGCGCCGCGAACCTCGCGGACGGCAGCTCCGGCACCAAGTGGCTCGCGTTCGCCTCGACCGGCTGGGTCCGGTACGAGTTCACGGAGCCGGTCTCGTTCGTCGCCTACTCGATGACCTCGGGCGACGACGCCGCGGGCCGCGACCCGAAGACCTGGACGATCGAGGGCTCGAACGACGGCTCCACGTGGACCCCCCTCGACCAGCGCACCGACGAGGACTTCCCGAACCGGCAGCAGACGCGCAGCTTCGAGCTCGACGAGCCCACCGAGGCGTACACCTACCTGCGCCTCAACGTGACCGCGAACTCGGGCGACTCCATCGTCCAGCTCGCCGGGTGGGACCTCTCGGACGACCTGAGCGCGGGCCCCTCCGCCGCGCCCATGAACACCAAGGTCGGCACCGGGCCCCGCGTGAGCTTCACCAACAAGGCGGGCGTCGGGTTCTCGGGCCTGCACTCGCTGCGGTACGACGGCTCGCACCTCGCCGACGGCGAGACCTACGCGACCAACGTGCTCTACGACGACGTCGACGTCGTCGTGGGCGAGGACACGCGCCTGAGCTACACGATCTTCCCCGAGCTGCTCGACGACCTGCAGTACCCGTCCACGTACGCGGCGGTGGACGTGCTGTTCACCGACGGCACCTACCTGTCCGACCTCGGCGCGCGCGACGCGCACGAGACGGTCGCGACGGCGCAGGCCCAGGGCGAGGGCAAGATCCTCTACGCCGACCAGTGGAACTCCGTGCGGATCGACCTCGGCGACGTCGCCGCGGGCAAGACCGTCGACCAGGTGCTGCTCGGCTACGACAACCCGGGCGGCCACGCGGGCACCAAGTTCGCGGGCTGGCTCGACGACGTCGCGATCACCGCGAACCCGGCGACCATCGACGGCTCGAGCCTCGCCAACTACGTCGACACCCGTCGCGGCACGCTCGCGTCGGGCAGCTTCTCGCGCGGGAACAACATCCCGGCGACGGCGACGCCCAACGGCTTCAACTTCTGGGTGCCCTACACCAACGCCTCCTCGCAGAGCTGGCTGTACGAGTACCACAAGGCCAACAACGCCAACAACAAGCCCGTGCTCCAGGGATTCGGCGTCTCGCACGAGCCGAGCCCGTGGATGGGCGACCGCAACCAGCTCACGTTCCTCCCGTCGACGGCGTCCGGGACGCCCGACGCCACGCTCTCGACGCGCGGTCTCGAGTTCGACCACGCCGACGAGCTGGCGCGTCCGGACTACTACGGGGTCACGTTCACCAACGGGTCCGCCATCGAGGCGACGCCCACCGACCACGGCGCGGTGCTCCGGTTCAGCTACCCCGGCGCCACGGGCCACGTGCTCGTGGACAAGGTGGACGGCTCGTCCAAGCTCACGTACGACCAGGCCACGGGGACGCTCTCCGGGTGGGTCGAGAACGGCTCGGGCCTGTCCGTGGGCCGTACGCGCATGTTCGTCGCCGGCACCTTCGACCGTAGTCCGACGGCGGTCGGGACGGCGGCGGGCAACCGTGCGGACGCGCGCTTCGCGACGTTCGACACGTCGTCCGACAAGACGGTCGAGCTGCGCGTCGCGACCTCCTTCATCAGCCTCGACCAGGCGCGCAAGAACCTCGACCTGGAGGTGACGGGCAAGACCTTCACGGAGGTCAAGGCCGCCGCCGCGCAGGCGTGGAACGACCGCCTGGGCGTCATCGAGGTCGAGGGAGCGAGCGAGGACCAGCTCGTCACGCTGTACTCCAACCTCTACCGCCTCAACCTGTACCCGAACTCGCAGTTCGAGAACACGGGCACGGCGCAGGCGCCGGTGTACAAGTACGCGAGCCCGGTCTCCGCGACCACGGGCTCCGCGACGGACACGCAGACGAACGCGAAGATCGTCGACGGCAAGATCTACGTGAACAACGGGTTCTGGGACACGTACCGCACGGCCTGGCCGGCGTACTCGTTCCTCTACCCGGAGCTCGCGGGCGAGCTGGTCGACGGGTTCGTCCAGCAGTACCGCGACGGCGGCTGGGTCGCGCGCTGGTCCTCGCCGGGCTACGCCGACCTCATGACGGGCACGAGCTCCGACGTCGCGTTCGCGGACGCGTACCTCAAGGGCTCGCTCCCGACGGCCACCGCGCTCGAGGCGTACGACGCCGCGCTGCGCAACGCGTCCGTCGCGCCGCCGAACAACGCCGTGGGCCGCAAGGGCCTCCAGACGTCGCCGTTCCTCGGGTTCACGCCGGAGTCCACGCACGAGTCCGTGTCGTGGGGCCTGGAGGGCCTGATCAACGACTTCGGCATCGGCAACATGGCCGCCGCCCTCGCGGAGGACCCGGCCACGCCGGACGAGCGTCGCGAGACGCTGCGCGAGGAGTCCTCGTACTTCCTCGAGCGCGCCACGCACTACGTCGAGCTGTTCGACCCCGAGGTGGACTTCTTCGTGCCGCGGCACGCGGACGGCACGTGGGCCGTCGACCCGGAGACCTACAACCCTGAGGCCTGGGGCGGCGGGTACACCGAGACGAGCGGCTGGAACTTCGCGTTCCACGCGCCGCAGGACCCGCAGGGTCTCGCCAACCTCTACGGCGGCAAGCAGGGCCTGGAGGACAAGCTCGACCTGTTCTTCTCCACCCCGGAGAAGGGCGCCGGCAACGGCGGCATCCACGAGCAGCGCGAGGCGCGCGACGTGCGCATGGGCATGTGGGGCATGAGCAACCAGGTGTCGCACCACATCCCGTGGCTGTACGACGCCGCGGGCGCGCCCTCGAAGACCCAGGAGAAGGTCCGTGAGGTCACCCGCCGCCTGTTCGTGGGCAGCGAGATCGGCCAGGGCTACCCGGGCGACGAGGACAACGGCGAGATGTCGTCGTGGTGGATCTTCGCCTCGCTCGGCTTCTACCCGCTCCAGGTCGGCTCCGACGAGTACGCGGTCGGCTCGCCGCTCTTCGACAAGGCCACCGTGCACCTGCCGGACGGCGACCTCGTGGTCAACGCCGAGAACAACTCGGTGGACAACGTCTACGTGCAGTCCCTCGCGGTGGACGGCGAGGCCCGCACCTCGACGTCGCTCTCCCAGGCCGACCTCTCGGGCGGCGCGACGCTGGACTTCGTCATGGGTCCGGAGCCGTCCGACTGGGGCACGGGCGAGGACGACGCGCCGCCGTCGCTCACCGAGGGCGACGAGCCCCCGGCACCGGTCCAGGACGCGACGACGTCGGGCCTCGGCACGACGACCGTCGCGGACGGCGACGCGGCGACGAGCGCCGCGGCCCTGACGGACAACACGTCCGGCACGCGCACGACGTTCGCCACGACCACCCCGTCGATCACGTGGGCGGGCAACGGCATCCGGCCGACGGTCGAGTCGTACACGCTGACCTCCGGGGCGAGCGGGACGGCGTCGCCGTCCGCGTGGACCCTCGAGGGCTCCGACGACGGCGAGACCTGGACGACCCTCGACGAGCGGTCCGGCGAGCAGTTCCGCTGGGCGCTGCAGACGCGGCCGTTCACGGTCGCGGAGCCGACGGCGTTCGCGCAGTACCGCGTGACCGTCACCGCGGCCTCGGGCTCGGGCGCGCTGTCGCTCGCCGAGGTCGAGCTCCTCGCCGACCCGAAGGCCTCCGGGGCCGAGGAGCTGACGCTCTCGGCCGCGCCCGACCGCGACACGGTCACCGGGCGCGAGGTCTCGGGCTCGTTCGCGACCCTCACCGGGGTCGAGGGCGACGCGTCGGCGCTCGACGTGCAGGTCGCGTTCGGCGACGGCTCCGAGCCCGTCGCGGGCTCGCTCCAGGCCGGTGCGTTCGGCGGGTACGCGGTGAACGCCGCGCACTCGTGGGCCGCCCCGGGCGTCTACCCCGTGACCGTCACGGTCTCGGGCGAGGGGATCGAGCCCGTCTCGACCACCTCGTACGTCTCCGTCTCCCTCCTGCGCGAGGGCTCGCTGCTCGCGGCGTACGACAACGTCTGCATCGGCGACCTCGGCACGACCGTCGGGTCGTGCGACGGCCAGGGCGTCTTCTTCGACCGGGCCCAGCTCGCGGCGAAGGGCTTCGTCCAGGGCCAGCGCTCGACGGTGCCCGGCACGGACCTCGCGTTCGACGTCCCGGCGGTCCCCGCCGGCCAGCCGGACAACGCGACGGGCGACGGCCAGACCATCGAGCTCGAGGTCCCCGCGGACGCCGAGCAGCTCTCGGTGATCGGCACCGGCACGGAGAAGAACCAGCAGGCCCAGGGCGTGCTGACCTTCGACGACGGCTCGTCGCAGCCCATCGACCTGAGCTTCGGCGACTGGTCGGGCGCGGCGCGCAACCCGGTGTTCGGCAACATCCCCGTCGCGGTCACGGACAACCGCCTGCGCGGCGGCAGCCCGCAGACCGGCACCCCTGCCGCGTTCTTCGCGACGGCGCCGATCACGCTCCCCGAGGGCAAGCGGGCCGTGAGCCTCACGCTCCCGGACCAGCCGGGCGAGCTCGCGCGCGACGGCCGGATCCACGTGGTCGCGGTCGCGCACGACGGCACGTTCGCCGAGCACCCCGCGCTCGAGGTGACGGTCGCGGACGGTGTGACCCTCGCCGTCGGGCAGTCCGCGGACGCCGTGCTCGCCCAGGTGACCGGCGGCCGCGAGGGCGCCGAGCTCCGCGCGGCGGTCACGTGGGGCGACGGCTCCGACGTCGCGGCCGGCACGGTGACGGACGGCTCCGTCTCCGGGGCGCACGCCTACGCGGCGGCCGGGACGTACACCGCGTACGTCGTGGTCGACGACGGCTGGACCAGCCAGGTGGTCGAGGTCCCCGTGACCGTGACCGAGGGCCAGCCGCAGCTCGCGATCGACGTCACCGTGAGCACGCGCTGCCTCGCCGGCAAGGCGTACGTCGCGGTCCGCGCCGAGAACGGCGAGGACGCGCCCGTCGCGATCCGCCTCGTCACGCCGTTCGGGACCAAGGAGTTCGCGGCCGTCGCGCCGGGGGCCAACGCCTACCAGTCGTTCGCGACGCGGGCGACGTCGGTCGAGGCCGGCACGGTCACCGTCGAGGCGACCCGAGGAGACCAGGGGGTGACGGCGTCGATCACGGCGGACTACGCGGCCGTGACCTGCGGCTGA
- a CDS encoding AGE family epimerase/isomerase, with translation MTEHPSEQPSPAAAPRVDPTADLTAWRRDQLADLLYFGAASLRSDGAAQWLDDDDVPDLARPVHTWITSRMAHVYAFSSLLGVPGAGELADKALRGLRGVLVDAEYGGWVSSRGPGPRPGDFAATEEGAVDGTKSAYAHAFVVLAAASGTIAGREGARELLDAALAVLDERFWEPGPRMHADEWSRDWTTLDAYRGVNANMHAVEALLAAHDATGDAEWLGRAASIADRVIGWASENEWRIPEHFDADWNPLPDYNADRPRDPFKPYGSTPGHGLEWSRLVLQVDVAAGTPGARTEAAVALFDRAVADGWDGEHGGGFVYTVDWSGVPVEPRRYHWVAAEAVAAADVLGRVTGESRFAEAAAGWWAWIDRFLVDPERGSWHHELDTSNRPDGVTWVGKPDVYHAAQAVILPDLPLTGSLAASAKAAGSILG, from the coding sequence ATGACCGAGCACCCGTCCGAGCAGCCCTCGCCCGCAGCGGCCCCCCGGGTCGACCCCACGGCCGACCTCACGGCGTGGCGGCGCGACCAGCTCGCCGACCTCCTGTACTTCGGCGCGGCCTCGCTGCGGTCGGACGGCGCCGCGCAGTGGCTCGACGACGACGACGTCCCCGACCTCGCGCGGCCGGTGCACACGTGGATCACGTCGCGCATGGCGCACGTCTACGCCTTCTCCTCCTTGCTGGGCGTGCCCGGCGCGGGCGAGCTCGCGGACAAGGCGCTGCGGGGTCTGCGGGGCGTGCTCGTCGACGCGGAGTACGGCGGCTGGGTGTCCTCGCGCGGTCCGGGCCCGCGGCCCGGCGACTTCGCTGCGACGGAGGAGGGGGCGGTCGACGGCACCAAGAGCGCGTACGCGCACGCGTTCGTGGTGCTCGCCGCGGCGTCGGGGACGATCGCGGGCCGCGAGGGCGCGCGCGAGCTGCTCGACGCGGCGCTCGCCGTGCTCGACGAGCGGTTCTGGGAGCCCGGGCCCCGGATGCACGCGGACGAGTGGTCGCGCGACTGGACCACGCTCGACGCGTACCGCGGGGTCAACGCCAACATGCACGCGGTCGAGGCGCTGCTCGCGGCCCACGACGCGACGGGCGACGCCGAGTGGCTCGGCCGCGCCGCGTCGATCGCGGACCGCGTGATCGGCTGGGCGAGCGAGAACGAGTGGCGCATCCCCGAGCACTTCGACGCGGACTGGAACCCGCTGCCGGACTACAACGCCGACCGCCCGCGCGACCCGTTCAAGCCGTACGGGTCGACGCCGGGGCACGGGCTCGAGTGGTCGCGCCTCGTCCTGCAGGTCGACGTCGCGGCCGGCACGCCCGGTGCGCGCACCGAGGCCGCGGTCGCGCTGTTCGACCGCGCCGTCGCCGACGGCTGGGACGGCGAGCACGGCGGCGGGTTCGTGTACACCGTCGACTGGTCCGGGGTACCCGTCGAGCCGCGCCGCTACCACTGGGTCGCGGCCGAGGCCGTCGCCGCGGCCGACGTGCTCGGCCGGGTCACGGGGGAGTCGCGCTTCGCCGAGGCCGCCGCGGGGTGGTGGGCGTGGATCGACAGGTTCCTCGTCGACCCCGAGCGCGGCTCGTGGCACCACGAGCTCGACACGTCCAACCGCCCCGACGGCGTCACGTGGGTCGGCAAGCCCGACGTCTACCACGCCGCCCAGGCCGTGATCCTCCCGGACCTGCCCCTGACGGGCTCGCTCGCCGCATCGGCCAAGGCCGCCGGCAGCATCCTGGGCTGA